Below is a window of Candidatus Cetobacterium colombiensis DNA.
CAAAAAACTTTAAAAGAATATAGAAATTCTCTTCCTATTGGTTTAGAGGTAGGAGAAATTTATTACTTACCTGATTTAGTTCAAACAAATGTAACAGCCTTTATAGTTAATCTTTTCCAAGCTGTTACTACAATAATATTAGTTATGCTTGTTTTCTTAGGACTTCGTTCTGGATTAATTGTTGCTGCACTGACACCTACTTCAATTGCGTTCACTCTTATTGGACTTTACTGGTTTGGATATGGAATCAACCAAATAACTTTGGCTGGACTTATTATTGCCTTGGGAATGTTAGTTGATAATGCCGTTGTTATGTCGGAAAATATAACCGTTTTATTAGAAGAAGGAAAAACTAGAATGGATGCTTGTTTAGAATCTTCTCAAACTTTAGCAATACCATTATTTGTTAGTTCACTTACAACAATTATGGCATTCTCTCCTATAATTTTAAATAAACAAAATATGGGAGAATATGTTGGACCATTAACTATTGTTGTTATGTTTGCTCTAATGAGTTCATGGTTAATCAACCAAACGTTTATCCCGTTATTATGTTATGACTTTATAAAGTTAAAACCTGGAGAAAAACAAAATTTAAATAGTAAACCTTATACTATGTATAGAGAAATACTAATTCTTGTATTAAAACATAAAAAAGTTACAATTATTGCTACTGCAGTTTCTTTCATATTTGGACTTTGGTTACTTGGATTAGCACCAGCAAACTTTATGCCTGCATCTACTGACCCAGTTATGTCAACTTATATCAGCTTACCAAAAGGTACTGATATTAATTATACAAGAGATGTTGTTGAAGATTTAAATAAATTTATCGAAAAAAATTACAGTACAGGACCTCAAGAACCTCTTCCTCCAGGAATTTGGGATTATCTAACTACTGGTGGAACAACAAAAACATATGAAAAATCTGGAGTTTTAAGTTGGGGATCATTTATAGGAGGAGGTGCTCCTAGATTCTCCACTGGATATTCACCACAAACTCAATTACCTGAATATGCTTATATTATGTATAATTTAACAGATTATAGATTAATACCAAAATTAAGCAAAGAGATAAATGAATATCTTTTAAGTAAATACCCAGATATGGACGTTGTTTCTAAAGGATTAGGAAGTGGAGTATCCCTTGCTAAAGACTTAGGTTATGTTTTTGCTTCTCGTGACATTGATCTTTTAAAGAAAGTTTCTGAAGAAGTTAAAACTAAATTAACATCTTTAAATGGTGCTTATGCTGTTTCAGACAACTGGGGTATTGAAGTACCAGAAATATTTATTGAAGTTGATACTGAAAAAGCTCAAACAGCTGGATTTAATAATGAAACTGTTGGAACTTACTTACAATATGTTCTTCAAGGATATAATGCAAGTGTGTATAGAAACTTTGAAGCACCACCACAAAGTACTATTATTCCAATAGTATTAAGAGCCAATAATCAATACAAAAATGATTTAAACTCTATTGAATCTATTGAATTAATTAACTCACAAGGACAGGCAGTTCCTTTAAAGCAAATTGCTAATATAACATTAAAGTATTCTAATAGTTTAGTTGCTACAAGAAATATGGCTTATTCAATTGAAATTGATGCTGCTATAAGAGACTTTACAACTCCTCTTGAAGTTAACAAACAATTTATGCCTTGGCTTAATGAAAAATTAAAAGAATGGGGACCTAATGTTAAATACTATTCTTCTGGTATTATGCAGACTTCTGATGAAAATCAGCAAGCACTATTCCAACAAGTTCCTATAGCAATTTTAGGTATGTTTTTCCTAGTTGTTGCTCAATTTAACTCTATGAAAAAAGGACTTACTATTATGTTAGTTATTCCTCTTTCTATATTAGGAGTTGCAATAGGTCTTTTAATAACAAATACAGACCTTGGATTTATGGCTATGATTGGTATCATATCTCTTGCAGGGGTAGTTCTAAACCATGCTATTATTCTGGTCGATAAGATGACCATCGAAAAAGACGATCTTGGACGAAGTGATCAAGATGCCGTTGTATTTGGATGTCAATCTAGACTTAGACCAATTTTCCTAACTGTTGCAACTACACTAGTTGGTTTATTACCACTATACTTCTTTGGTGGACCACTTTTCCAACCAGTAGCAGTAGTTCTTATATTTGGTCTTGTAACAGATACATTCCTTGCTCTTGGAGTTATTCCAGTAATATATGCACTTTTCTATAAAATAGATTTCTCTAAATATACATACGATGAATCTCGTTTAATAGAAAATAAATAATTTTTTTAAGAAGACTTAGTTTCGACTAAGTCTTTTTTATTTTAACTTTTTTCTTTACTACATTAAAGTTTTAGTGTAGTATTATCTAAAACATTTTACATTATATAAAACAGGAGGACTTTAAAATGAAACTAATATGTTTTGGAGTTAGAAAAATAGAAACAGAATTTTTTATAAATTTAAATAAATTTGGGTATGAGTTAACTTTGGTTGAAGAATTATTGAATGATAATAATATACATTTAATAAAAGAGCATAAAGCAATTATGTTAAGAGCTAACTGCCCTGCAAATAAAGTGAATTTGAAAATATTTAAAGAATATGGAATTGAATATATTTTAACTAGAACAGTTGGTTATGACCATATTGATTTAAAAGCTGCTAAAGAAATGAGTTTTAAGGTAGCTCGAGTTCCCACTTATTCTCCAAATGCTATAGCTGAACTAGTTGTTACGCTAGCTATGAATTTAATTAGAAAAGGAGCATATGTTGTAAATAGAACAAAAAATAAAAACTTTACTGTTAATGAGTTTATGTTTAGTAGAGAAATTAGAAATTTAACTATTGGAATTATTGGGACTGGGAAAATTGGACTTACAACTGCAAAACTTTTTAAAGGACTTGGTTCTAATGTTATTGCATACGATATCTTTGAAAATAAAGATGCAAAAGATATTCTTAAATATGTAACTATGGATGAACTAATTAAAACTTCTGATATTATTAGTCTACATTGCCCATATATAAAAGGAGTTAACGATAATCTAATAAGTGATGATTTAATAAATAACGCCAAAGAAAATATGGTTATAATTAATACCGCTAGAGGTGAGCTTCAAGATATAGAAGCTATTATAAGAGGATTAGAAAATAATAAAATTGGTGGTTATGCAACCGATGTATTTTCAAATGAAAAAGATTTTTTCTTTAAAGATATGAGTGAAAAAAATATTGATAAAAATATTGAAAAGCTTTTAGATTTTTATCCAAAAGTTTTAATTACTCCTCATATAGGTTCTTATACTGATGAAGCTTTAACAAATATGATTGAAACTTCTTATAATAATCTTGAAGAGTTCTTAAAAACTGGAGTTTGTGAAAATCAACTTTAAAAGAAAAATGGCTATGAAGTTAAAACTTCATAGCTATTTATTTTAAAATATATCATTTAATAAAGTTTCTATTTTATTTCTCAATTCTTTTCGATCTCCGTTCCAATGATTTATAATAATTGCAAATGCGTATTTTTTACCATTTTTATTTACATAACCAGCATAAGATTGAATCCCACTCATACTTCCGCTTTTGACTTTAACATTACCTTCTAATGGTGAATTTTTTAAAAATAATGCCACAGTTCCATCTTTTCCAGCCACAGGTAATAAATTTTCTAAATTACTTTGTGATTCTATTAATATATCAACTAATAGTTTTGCTGAAACTGTATTTCCTCTTGATAATCCACTTCCATCTCTCAATGTTAAAGAATGGATATCCACTCCTTTATCCTCCCAATATTTTTGTATGCTTATCCCCTTAGTTTTTTCTATCAATTGATATAAATGCTCTGTATAATGATTATCACTTCTAGTTAATAAAATTTTTACAATTTCAGATATTGGAGGTGATTGAGTTACTGCTATTATTTTAGGATTTTTTGGTCTTTGAGAATTTAGTCTTGCTGTTGTTATATTTCCATTAAATTTTATATTTTCTCTTTTTAAATAATATGAAAAATATTGTCCTAGAAATAATCCTGGATCAGGAATGTCACTTTGAATCGTTAATCCATTTTTATTTTGTGGAACAACTCCATAAATTCTTCTTTTATTTTCAAGAGGTACTCCTCTCACATAAAGATTTTTCTTACCTCCAGACGTTACAAGACCTTGATTATCAAAAGTTAATCCTGCAATCTCTGGCTTTGTTTTTATTATCTTGGGTTTTGATCCTGAAATATCCGTATTTAAATACAAAGTATATATATTGTCGAATACACTTATACCATAAGTTCCTTGTCCATAATTAGTTCCCAAATCTTCCCATAGCCATTTTCCTGGAATTCCTTCGTATCCAAAAAGATCATCTAAAACTATTATATTTCCATTAATAGATTTTATACCTGCTCTTTTAACTTCAATCATCCATTTTTTTAAAAATTCTTCTCTGTCAATGGAAATTCCATCTGAACCTAGAGTTGGGTCTCCTCCTCCTTGAATATATATATTTCCATTAAGAACTCCATCTTTCGAGATTTTACCATCATATAAAACCTTTGTTTCTAAAACTGTATTTGGTCCTAAAACTTCTAAAGCTGTTGCTGAAGTTACAACTTTTAAAACTGAAGCAGGAACTAAAGCTGTTTCTCCTCTATAATTATCAACTACTTTTCCATTTTGTAAATCTACTGCAAAAAAACTTACATTTCCATGCTCTAAAGTTTTTGAGTTTATAAACTTATCCATAGCTTTAGATTTTTTTGCTCTAGACTCAACTTTTGTTTGTAAAACTTGCTCTCGTATAATTTTCTCTGGCATTAAAGTATTTTGAGTTTCAATATTATTATCTATTTTATTCGAATTTGTACAACTAGTTAAAAAAGCTGTTATTAAAGTCAAATAAATATATTTTTTCTTCATTTTCTACCCCTCTTAATCTTTTTCTATATCCTACATTATTTAAGATAATTTTTAAAGTATTTTTGAACTTTTATTTTATAATAAAAATAAAGAGCTTAGAATATTTTATCTAAGCTCTTCTCTGATTATATTTTACTTAATTCAATCTCTTTTCCTTCTTTTTTCCACTGAGAAAATTCTGCAATACTTGTAAATAAAACGTCAGTTGAAGAGTTTAAAGCAGTTTCACAAGAATCCTGAACTACTCCTATTACAAACCCTACTCCTACAACTTGCATTGCCACATCATTAGATATTCCAAACAAACTACACGCTAAAGGAATTAGTAATAGTGATCCTCCAGCTACTCCTGATGCTCCACAAGCACTTATAGCTGAAAGTAAACTTAAAACTATAGCAGAGATGAAATCTACCTGTATTCCTAATGTATGGGCAGCACTTAAAGCAAATACTGATATTGTCACTGCTGCTCCTGCCATATTTATCGTAGCTCCCAATGGAATTGAAACAGAATACATGTCTTTTTCCAATCCTAATTTCTCACAAAGATTCATATTTACTGGAATATTTGCTGCAGAACTTCTTGTAAAAAACGCTGTTAATCCACTTTCTCTTAAACATGTAAAAACAAGTGGATATGGATTTTTTTGAATCATTATAAAAGCAATTATTGGATTTACGATAAAAGCAACAGTTCCCATGCATCCTAATAATAATAATAATATTTTTCCATAAGATAATAAACCGTCTCCTCCACTAGCAGATATAGAACTAAATATTAATCCCATAACTCCAAATGGCGTAAATTCTATAACAAGTTTTACAACTTTTAACAAAGAATTAGCTATATCAACAACAGCATCTTTTGTTGCAGTTTTAGCTTCTTTTAAAAATATACCAAATAAACAACTCCAAAATAAAATACCTATATAATTTCCATTAAAAAGAGCTTTAATAGGATTATCTATAAGATTTAAAAGTAATGTTCTTAAAACTCCCACTATATTTTGAGGAGCAGAATCTACACTTACATTAGATACAAGAGATAAAGTAACTGGAAATAAAAAACTTCCTACTACAGCAACTAAACTAGCTAAAAAAGTTCCTAATAAATATAGAACAACTATTGACTTTATATTTGTTTTCTGTCCTTTTTTATGTTGAACTATAGCTGATATAACTAAGAAAAATACTAATACTGGAGCTATTGCTTTTAAAGCTCCTACAAATAAATCTCCAAAAATTGTAATCCAGCTCATATTATTTGGAGCAAAATATGCAAATAACATCCCTAATACTAAACCAACAAAAATTCTTTTTACTAAACTCAGGCCACACCATCCTTTTAAAACTTTTTCCATTTAAATCATCTCCTTGTCTTTATTTTGAAAACAATTGTTTTTAGATAAGAGACACTATAACATATATTTTTATAGAATACAAGTTTTTTTTCTAGACATATTTTTTTTTTAAGTTATACTATAAACAGTAATGCTATTATGGGAGGTTTTTTATGAATGGAAAATTTTTAGTAGTTGATAAATCCATCCTTCCAGATTATCTGGAGAAAGTTATTGAAGTCAGGAATTTGTTAGACGAAGGCAAGGTTCAAAATGTTAGTGAAGCTGTTAAAATAGTTGGAATAAGTAGAAGTACTTATTATAAATATAAAGATTTTGTATTTTTACCCTCTGATAATACTTTGGGAAAAAAAGCTTTGATATCTCTTATGCTGCAACATGAAAAGGGAGCATTATCTGAGGTTTTAAATTTTTTATCCTCTGTTAATTGCAATATAATTACAATTAATCAAAATATTCCTATTAATAATGTCGCATCTGTTGTTATATCTTTTGAAATTTCTTCTGCCTCTCTTCCACCTGAAGATGTTGTTCGAGAATTAAAAAAAATAAAATATGTTAAAATTTCTAAACTTTTAGCTTTTGAATAACAGAAATGTCAACTTTAGTATTTAATTAAAGTTGACATTTTTTTATTTTCATACTATTATATATTGAATACTGTATACAATAATGTGAGGTTAATAAATGACTACAAAAGAAGCTATTATATCGATATTAGAAGAAAACAAAGGGCTTTATATTTCTGGAGAAGATATTGGAAAAAATTTAAATATTTCAAGATCTGCTGTCTCTAAAGTTATTAAAGATCTTAAGGAAAATGGATATCTTATTGAATCTATAAATAAAAAAGGACACTGTATTCCCTGTAAAAGTAATACAATTTCCAAAATTGAAATTAAAAAAAATTTAATAAATAATCATGAAATTATTATAAAAGATTCTGTTAAATCAACTAATTTAGAAGCTAAATCTCATCTTTTAGATGAATGTAAGCATGGATCAATTATTATAGCAAATGAGCAAACTAATGGCAGAGGTCGAAAAGGAAGAGTATTCTATTCTCCTAAAGATACTGGAATATATATGAGTCTTATTTTAAAGCCAGATTTATTACTTATTCACAACCCTCTTAAATTAACTATAGCTACAGCTGTAGCTGTTTGTAATTCTATTGATACTCTTTGTGATGTAGATACTAAAATAAAATGGGTTAATGATATTTTTTTAAATAATAAAAAAATTTGTGGGATTTTAACTGAAGCCAATACAGATTTTGAAACAGGTTCAATTGAAGATATTATTATTGGAATTGGTTTAAATTTCAATACTTTAAATTTTCCTGAAGATTTTTCAGATATAGCTGGATCTATTTTTTCAGAAAAAACTACTCCAATTAATAGAAATCAACTTATTGCTGAAATAATTAATAATATTATGAAGTTATTAAAGGATTTAGAAAATCCTAATATTTTAAAGTTTTATAAAGAAAAATCTTTTTTATTAGGAAAAAATATTAGTTTTTACGAAAAAGATAAAAAAATTGAATGCACAGTGTTAGATATAAATTCTGAGGGAAATCTTGTTATAAAAACAAAAAATGGATTAAAAAAAATATTACATTCAGGGGAGGTTAATTTTAATTGGTAGGAAATTTATTTTTAAACTTATATTTTTTAGGAATTTTAGCAATTGGTTATAACTCATTTAAAAAAATTAAAGATAGTTCTTATTTTTTTATTGCAAACAGAGAGGCTGGAGTTTTACAAGTTACTGGAAGCTTATTAGCTACAGTTTTAGGGAGCTCTGCAATTTTAGGTAATATTGCAGCTACTTATTCTATTGGATGGGCTGGAATTTGGCTTTTATTTTGTGCTGCTTTTGGTTTACTTACACTTTTACCACTACTTAAAAAATTTGAACAATTCAAAGGATATAATTTGCCAGAACTTTTAGGTAATTTTTATGGAAATGAAGTTAGAATTTTAAGTTCTCTTATTATATCTATTGCATGGATTGGGATTGTTGCTGCTCAAATTATGGGAGCTGCTCAAATTATGGAAATAATAAGTGACTTTTCATATATTAAAAGTGTCATAATTAGTGGAATATTTTTCATTATCTATACTATTTTAGGAGGACAACTTTCAATTATAAAAACTGATTGTTTTCAATTAATCTTTATTTTATTGGGAATTGTATTTTGTTTTTTATTTTTACCAAATTTAGAAACAGCTTATGTTGCTCCTAATTTATTTAATGAAAAATTTAACTATATGGATCTTATAATTTTAGTTTTAACATATTCATCAACTTTTTTAGTAGGACCAGATATATATTCTAGAATTTTTTGTGCTAAGGATAGCTCAGTTGCTAAGAAATCTATTATTATTAGTATTATTATATTGATACCTCTTGCTTTTATACTTACTAAAATAGGTATTTTTGCAGCTGGAGCGTACCCAAATTTAACAAATGGTCAATCGCCACTATTACACGTTGCAGCAAATACTTTACCTAAACCAATTAGTTTACTATTATACTTTGGTTTACTATCGGCTATAATTTCCACTGCTGATACTTGTTTACTAACTGCGTCATCTATTTTTACAGAAATTTTTACAAAAGATTTAAAAACAATGAAATCAATTAAAGTCACAAGAATTTTTATAAGTGTTTTCGGAATTTTTAGTATTTTAGTTGCATTAAAACTTAAATTTATACTAAGTTCGCTTTTATTAGCTCTTTCTGTTTACTCTGGTTCTCTTATAATACCTTGTTTTATGGGAATACTTGGATATAACTTTAAGAAAAATTATGTTTTAGCAGCTATAGTATTAGGCGGAGGGGTTGCTTTATTAGGAAAAATTTATGATGGACCTAATTCTAACTATATATTGATTTTTGCATTCGTTATAAATGCTCTAACTTTACTTTTAGGAAGAAAAAAATAATCTTATAGAATAATTAACTACATATCGAAAAATCAAAAAAAACTTCCTTTACAATATAATCAATTGTAAAAGAAGTTTTTTATTTTAACTTAATTCTTCCGAGAATTTATAATTTGAATCTATTTCAGAAAATTCTTTATTATAGTTCTCCAAAGCTTTTTCCGTATATTTAAACCCTATTATAATTAAAGGAATATTTATATAAACCATCATTATATTTGTTAAATCACTTATTATCCAGATATTATCTAACTCTGCTCCAGACCATACACAAGCTACTCCAAAAGGAATAAATAATAATGACGATATTAATTTCATAGTATTTAAAAAAACCTTTTTTCTAGATATTTCTGTTGCAGAAACCTCTATAAATGCAATCATTCCAAGTATAGTTGAAAATGCAAACATCCCATAGCATAAAGAAACTAAAAATTGTATTGGTGTTTCTAAAGCTTGTGGAG
It encodes the following:
- a CDS encoding biotin--[acetyl-CoA-carboxylase] ligase, which encodes MTTKEAIISILEENKGLYISGEDIGKNLNISRSAVSKVIKDLKENGYLIESINKKGHCIPCKSNTISKIEIKKNLINNHEIIIKDSVKSTNLEAKSHLLDECKHGSIIIANEQTNGRGRKGRVFYSPKDTGIYMSLILKPDLLLIHNPLKLTIATAVAVCNSIDTLCDVDTKIKWVNDIFLNNKKICGILTEANTDFETGSIEDIIIGIGLNFNTLNFPEDFSDIAGSIFSEKTTPINRNQLIAEIINNIMKLLKDLENPNILKFYKEKSFLLGKNISFYEKDKKIECTVLDINSEGNLVIKTKNGLKKILHSGEVNFNW
- a CDS encoding ACT domain-containing protein → MNGKFLVVDKSILPDYLEKVIEVRNLLDEGKVQNVSEAVKIVGISRSTYYKYKDFVFLPSDNTLGKKALISLMLQHEKGALSEVLNFLSSVNCNIITINQNIPINNVASVVISFEISSASLPPEDVVRELKKIKYVKISKLLAFE
- a CDS encoding efflux RND transporter permease subunit, encoding MKLTELAIKNKVTTYFLIIILLIGGYISYDKSEKAQDPGFTIKVALITTNWPGATAKQMADLVSKRIADQVQNMDSLWYVNSTNTDGQSNVYVNIKAEYKDIQPVWTELRNRINTFVVPNLPQGVQAPQINTFYGDIYGTLLAIGGDGYTYEELYETAYKLKEVLLFNVPQIGSVDISGIQNETIYIDVDNKLLSQSGITLENIINTLNKSNVIIKGGNIVIEDNRLKVSPSGNFKSIDDIKNTIITSPNGNSSIYLSEIANIYKGYQDPSPYSIDFNGNKSLVLGISLGAGEDVLLMGKGIQKTLKEYRNSLPIGLEVGEIYYLPDLVQTNVTAFIVNLFQAVTTIILVMLVFLGLRSGLIVAALTPTSIAFTLIGLYWFGYGINQITLAGLIIALGMLVDNAVVMSENITVLLEEGKTRMDACLESSQTLAIPLFVSSLTTIMAFSPIILNKQNMGEYVGPLTIVVMFALMSSWLINQTFIPLLCYDFIKLKPGEKQNLNSKPYTMYREILILVLKHKKVTIIATAVSFIFGLWLLGLAPANFMPASTDPVMSTYISLPKGTDINYTRDVVEDLNKFIEKNYSTGPQEPLPPGIWDYLTTGGTTKTYEKSGVLSWGSFIGGGAPRFSTGYSPQTQLPEYAYIMYNLTDYRLIPKLSKEINEYLLSKYPDMDVVSKGLGSGVSLAKDLGYVFASRDIDLLKKVSEEVKTKLTSLNGAYAVSDNWGIEVPEIFIEVDTEKAQTAGFNNETVGTYLQYVLQGYNASVYRNFEAPPQSTIIPIVLRANNQYKNDLNSIESIELINSQGQAVPLKQIANITLKYSNSLVATRNMAYSIEIDAAIRDFTTPLEVNKQFMPWLNEKLKEWGPNVKYYSSGIMQTSDENQQALFQQVPIAILGMFFLVVAQFNSMKKGLTIMLVIPLSILGVAIGLLITNTDLGFMAMIGIISLAGVVLNHAIILVDKMTIEKDDLGRSDQDAVVFGCQSRLRPIFLTVATTLVGLLPLYFFGGPLFQPVAVVLIFGLVTDTFLALGVIPVIYALFYKIDFSKYTYDESRLIENK
- the sstT gene encoding serine/threonine transporter SstT; this encodes MEKVLKGWCGLSLVKRIFVGLVLGMLFAYFAPNNMSWITIFGDLFVGALKAIAPVLVFFLVISAIVQHKKGQKTNIKSIVVLYLLGTFLASLVAVVGSFLFPVTLSLVSNVSVDSAPQNIVGVLRTLLLNLIDNPIKALFNGNYIGILFWSCLFGIFLKEAKTATKDAVVDIANSLLKVVKLVIEFTPFGVMGLIFSSISASGGDGLLSYGKILLLLLGCMGTVAFIVNPIIAFIMIQKNPYPLVFTCLRESGLTAFFTRSSAANIPVNMNLCEKLGLEKDMYSVSIPLGATINMAGAAVTISVFALSAAHTLGIQVDFISAIVLSLLSAISACGASGVAGGSLLLIPLACSLFGISNDVAMQVVGVGFVIGVVQDSCETALNSSTDVLFTSIAEFSQWKKEGKEIELSKI
- a CDS encoding NAD(P)-dependent oxidoreductase; amino-acid sequence: MKLICFGVRKIETEFFINLNKFGYELTLVEELLNDNNIHLIKEHKAIMLRANCPANKVNLKIFKEYGIEYILTRTVGYDHIDLKAAKEMSFKVARVPTYSPNAIAELVVTLAMNLIRKGAYVVNRTKNKNFTVNEFMFSREIRNLTIGIIGTGKIGLTTAKLFKGLGSNVIAYDIFENKDAKDILKYVTMDELIKTSDIISLHCPYIKGVNDNLISDDLINNAKENMVIINTARGELQDIEAIIRGLENNKIGGYATDVFSNEKDFFFKDMSEKNIDKNIEKLLDFYPKVLITPHIGSYTDEALTNMIETSYNNLEEFLKTGVCENQL
- a CDS encoding sodium:solute symporter family protein translates to MVGNLFLNLYFLGILAIGYNSFKKIKDSSYFFIANREAGVLQVTGSLLATVLGSSAILGNIAATYSIGWAGIWLLFCAAFGLLTLLPLLKKFEQFKGYNLPELLGNFYGNEVRILSSLIISIAWIGIVAAQIMGAAQIMEIISDFSYIKSVIISGIFFIIYTILGGQLSIIKTDCFQLIFILLGIVFCFLFLPNLETAYVAPNLFNEKFNYMDLIILVLTYSSTFLVGPDIYSRIFCAKDSSVAKKSIIISIIILIPLAFILTKIGIFAAGAYPNLTNGQSPLLHVAANTLPKPISLLLYFGLLSAIISTADTCLLTASSIFTEIFTKDLKTMKSIKVTRIFISVFGIFSILVALKLKFILSSLLLALSVYSGSLIIPCFMGILGYNFKKNYVLAAIVLGGGVALLGKIYDGPNSNYILIFAFVINALTLLLGRKK
- the dacB gene encoding D-alanyl-D-alanine carboxypeptidase/D-alanyl-D-alanine endopeptidase, giving the protein MKKKYIYLTLITAFLTSCTNSNKIDNNIETQNTLMPEKIIREQVLQTKVESRAKKSKAMDKFINSKTLEHGNVSFFAVDLQNGKVVDNYRGETALVPASVLKVVTSATALEVLGPNTVLETKVLYDGKISKDGVLNGNIYIQGGGDPTLGSDGISIDREEFLKKWMIEVKRAGIKSINGNIIVLDDLFGYEGIPGKWLWEDLGTNYGQGTYGISVFDNIYTLYLNTDISGSKPKIIKTKPEIAGLTFDNQGLVTSGGKKNLYVRGVPLENKRRIYGVVPQNKNGLTIQSDIPDPGLFLGQYFSYYLKRENIKFNGNITTARLNSQRPKNPKIIAVTQSPPISEIVKILLTRSDNHYTEHLYQLIEKTKGISIQKYWEDKGVDIHSLTLRDGSGLSRGNTVSAKLLVDILIESQSNLENLLPVAGKDGTVALFLKNSPLEGNVKVKSGSMSGIQSYAGYVNKNGKKYAFAIIINHWNGDRKELRNKIETLLNDIF